The Antarcticibacterium sp. 1MA-6-2 genome has a window encoding:
- a CDS encoding SUF system Fe-S cluster assembly protein, which translates to MEQEIDTQELGEKIVRVLKTIYDPEIPVDIYELGLIYDVMVNTDYDVKILMTLTTPNCPVAESLPQEVEERVKSLDMVKDCEVEITFDPPWTQDLMSEEAKLELGML; encoded by the coding sequence ATGGAACAGGAAATAGATACCCAGGAACTGGGAGAAAAAATAGTAAGGGTACTAAAAACCATTTATGACCCCGAAATTCCCGTTGATATATATGAATTAGGGCTAATTTATGACGTCATGGTAAATACTGATTATGATGTCAAGATCCTGATGACGCTTACAACTCCTAACTGTCCGGTTGCTGAAAGCTTACCGCAGGAGGTTGAAGAAAGGGTAAAATCCCTTGATATGGTTAAGGATTGTGAAGTTGAAATAACTTTTGATCCCCCATGGACTCAGGATCTTATGAGCGAAGAAGCTAAACTGGAACTCGGGATGCTTTAG
- a CDS encoding META domain-containing protein: MDLTFDEKRKELRGNAGCNPRFSSGFERDGRKITFSEPVSTRMFCDGKMERENQVMEILPKITEMRKNEDNVIFLSNEGEQLLMVQKNGNE; this comes from the coding sequence ATTGATCTCACCTTTGATGAAAAGCGGAAGGAATTGCGCGGAAACGCAGGATGTAACCCTAGGTTTAGTTCAGGATTTGAAAGAGATGGAAGAAAAATTACCTTCAGTGAACCTGTAAGTACCAGAATGTTTTGCGACGGAAAAATGGAAAGGGAAAATCAGGTAATGGAAATCCTTCCGAAGATTACTGAAATGAGAAAAAACGAGGATAATGTGATCTTTCTTTCAAACGAGGGAGAGCAGTTATTAATGGTTCAAAAAAACGGAAATGAGTAA
- a CDS encoding DUF2480 family protein codes for MSTEIINRVANSKLVTFDLEDFYPKGERVLFDIKDWLLEGLVLREGVFREKAAAWDWSQYDGSYVALTCSTDAIIPAWAYMLLATYLQPYAKKVVVGNLDNLETVLYTEIIQNLDVTALADKPVIVKGCSHKPVPQNAYILLISKLQSVVKSLMYGEACSSVPLYKKSKN; via the coding sequence ATGTCTACAGAAATTATAAATCGGGTTGCAAATAGCAAATTAGTCACTTTTGACCTTGAGGATTTCTATCCTAAAGGCGAAAGAGTTTTATTTGATATTAAGGATTGGTTACTGGAAGGATTAGTGTTGAGGGAAGGTGTATTTAGAGAAAAGGCCGCTGCCTGGGACTGGAGCCAATATGATGGCTCTTACGTCGCCTTAACCTGTTCTACAGATGCCATTATTCCGGCCTGGGCCTATATGCTCCTCGCCACTTACCTGCAGCCTTACGCGAAAAAAGTAGTTGTGGGAAATCTGGATAATTTGGAAACGGTACTTTACACAGAAATCATACAAAATCTGGATGTCACAGCTCTTGCAGACAAACCTGTAATTGTTAAAGGCTGCTCTCACAAACCTGTACCTCAAAACGCTTACATATTACTAATCTCAAAACTACAATCTGTAGTAAAAAGCCTTATGTACGGGGAAGCCTGTTCCTCAGTACCGCTTTATAAGAAATCCAAAAACTAA
- a CDS encoding DUF5689 domain-containing protein produces MGKIRILILIIISLSSCVKTDDFQLPEMTTPPVPAVGNITTIDAVKGHYNFNTNEIYTFRDTNTYFEGFVISSDEGGNFYKKLILQDKPENPTSGIQVLIDDNSLFDTYNFGRKVYIKLDGLSLWYNNGVMQLGKQNRGDVVAISQALIDDHIIRTNDTATIVPLDLKITQFNEQFKNLYIRIDNVQFNRNLIKENDRYTFAAENFDQYDGVRQVESCESGATTNLSTSTFSNFRSLLLPTSSGSVEGVLARDFYDDFYVVIITSPEALDFNDGARCDPQFLNCGSNSTPGIETVFEESFETITTQRMLETRGWMNINTSGGSEKFKPGTLQGNRHVRISAYNTQENPLEAWLITPPIDVNAISNRVLSFDLRASFDNATILRVLVTNEFTGNPLTTNWQLLEANIPVGPTNQNAVTFTRSHIDISCLEGTIHVAFHYLGSASEKSTTYDIDNVRVTSD; encoded by the coding sequence ATGGGAAAAATAAGAATTCTGATATTGATAATAATTTCATTAAGCTCTTGTGTAAAAACAGATGATTTTCAGCTGCCGGAAATGACTACGCCACCTGTCCCGGCTGTCGGAAACATTACTACCATTGATGCTGTTAAAGGGCATTACAACTTTAATACAAATGAGATTTACACCTTCAGAGATACCAATACCTATTTTGAGGGATTTGTAATATCTAGTGATGAAGGAGGAAATTTTTATAAAAAGCTGATCCTTCAGGATAAGCCGGAGAATCCCACATCTGGTATCCAGGTTTTAATTGATGATAACTCTTTATTTGATACCTACAATTTTGGAAGAAAAGTTTATATAAAACTGGACGGTCTTAGCCTTTGGTACAACAATGGAGTTATGCAATTGGGGAAACAAAATAGAGGCGATGTTGTAGCTATTTCTCAGGCTCTTATTGATGATCATATAATAAGAACAAACGACACTGCTACTATTGTTCCTTTGGATCTTAAAATCACCCAGTTCAACGAGCAATTTAAAAATCTTTATATCCGAATTGATAATGTGCAATTCAACCGAAACCTAATAAAGGAGAATGACAGGTACACTTTTGCTGCTGAAAACTTCGATCAATATGACGGGGTACGACAGGTGGAAAGTTGCGAAAGCGGGGCTACAACCAATTTAAGTACCAGTACATTTTCAAACTTCCGGTCTTTATTGCTTCCTACATCTTCTGGAAGTGTTGAGGGAGTACTGGCAAGAGATTTTTACGACGACTTTTACGTTGTTATTATAACCTCTCCTGAAGCTTTAGACTTTAATGATGGAGCAAGATGTGATCCTCAATTCCTGAATTGTGGTTCTAACTCAACTCCGGGGATTGAGACAGTTTTTGAGGAAAGTTTTGAAACCATTACTACTCAAAGAATGCTGGAAACCCGTGGCTGGATGAATATCAATACCAGTGGCGGGAGTGAGAAATTTAAACCTGGAACTTTGCAGGGAAACAGACATGTTAGGATTTCTGCCTATAATACACAGGAAAATCCTCTCGAAGCATGGCTTATTACTCCTCCAATAGATGTAAATGCCATTTCTAATAGAGTTTTGTCTTTTGATCTTAGAGCTTCTTTTGATAATGCTACCATTCTCCGAGTTCTGGTAACTAATGAATTTACAGGAAATCCCCTCACAACTAATTGGCAGCTTCTGGAGGCAAATATTCCGGTAGGACCCACCAATCAAAATGCAGTGACTTTTACCCGATCTCATATCGATATCTCCTGCCTTGAAGGAACTATTCATGTGGCTTTCCATTATCTGGGTTCGGCTTCAGAAAAATCCACAACCTATGATATCGACAATGTGAGGGTAACTAGTGATTAA
- the hflX gene encoding GTPase HflX, with product MIEKTDLNYEKAVLIGIVTREQDADKLNEYLDELEFLTYTAGGEVVKRFTQKMDRPDPKTFIGSGKINDVKQFIDENEVGTAIFDDELSPAQQKNIERVLQCKVLDRTNLILDIFAQRAQTSYARTQVELAQYQYLLPRLAGMWTHLERQRGGIGMRGPGETEIETDRRIVRDKIALLKKKIETIDKQMEVQRGNRGQLVRVALVGYTNVGKSTLMNVISKSEVFAENKLFATLDTTVRKVVIRNLPFLLTDTVGFIRKLPTQLIESFKSTLDEVREADLLLHVVDISHPNFDDHIESVNQTLADIKSADKPTIMVFNKIDAYQPEEIESDDLVTEKTTAHNTLEEWRQTWMNRLGNNVLFISALNKENMEDFRKKVYDTVRDIHVTRFPYNNFLYPEYDAYGEEE from the coding sequence ATGATAGAAAAGACAGATTTAAATTATGAAAAAGCGGTGCTTATTGGGATTGTCACCCGGGAGCAGGATGCTGATAAACTGAATGAATACCTGGACGAACTGGAATTTCTCACCTATACAGCAGGTGGCGAAGTTGTAAAAAGGTTTACCCAAAAAATGGATCGGCCCGATCCCAAGACTTTTATAGGATCAGGAAAAATTAACGATGTTAAACAGTTCATTGATGAAAATGAAGTTGGAACTGCAATTTTTGATGACGAACTTTCTCCTGCTCAACAAAAAAATATAGAACGGGTCCTGCAGTGCAAAGTGCTGGACAGGACTAACCTTATTTTGGACATTTTTGCGCAACGTGCACAAACAAGTTATGCGCGAACGCAGGTAGAACTGGCGCAATATCAATATTTGCTCCCAAGGCTTGCGGGAATGTGGACTCACCTGGAGAGACAACGTGGTGGTATAGGAATGCGTGGTCCCGGGGAAACAGAAATCGAGACTGACCGTAGGATCGTTAGAGATAAAATTGCCCTGCTCAAGAAAAAGATTGAAACCATTGACAAACAAATGGAAGTTCAAAGGGGAAACCGCGGGCAGCTGGTGCGGGTGGCCTTGGTGGGCTACACCAACGTAGGAAAATCTACCCTGATGAATGTCATAAGCAAAAGTGAAGTATTTGCTGAAAATAAATTATTTGCTACGCTGGACACTACAGTTAGAAAGGTTGTAATAAGAAATCTTCCATTCCTGCTTACCGACACTGTTGGTTTTATTAGGAAGCTACCCACCCAATTAATAGAATCTTTTAAATCTACTCTGGATGAAGTAAGGGAGGCAGATCTTCTCCTGCACGTTGTTGATATTTCTCATCCAAATTTTGATGATCACATTGAATCGGTGAATCAAACTCTTGCCGACATAAAGAGTGCAGATAAACCTACCATAATGGTATTTAATAAAATAGATGCCTACCAACCTGAAGAGATCGAAAGCGATGACCTGGTAACAGAAAAGACAACAGCTCATAATACACTGGAGGAGTGGAGGCAAACCTGGATGAACAGGCTGGGGAACAATGTTCTTTTTATTTCAGCACTTAATAAGGAGAATATGGAAGATTTCAGAAAAAAGGTTTATGATACAGTAAGAGATATTCACGTTACCAGATTTCCATACAACAATTTCTTATACCCGGAATATGATGCTTATGGTGAGGAAGAATAA
- a CDS encoding DUF3078 domain-containing protein, translating to MKHFFPVFLLLVSTLTVSAQDKGKEVPPNGWTSEGTIQLLFNQSAFNHEWTGGGTSSIAGNLNFNYEENYRMDNFSWTNRIHANYGLTKVKTDKFARKTSDRFELNSVAGYQLENSNWYYSYFLNFRTQFDKGYNFSKDPETGQTIRTEYTHFLSPAYLQTGPGFMWKKDENFIVNIAPATARFIFVDDKFTTTPGYADGRYFGVNEGKSSRFEFGAALNAYLQFKVMSDVVMENSINLYSNYLDKPGNVDIDYLMNLEMGINKYLSANLLFQAIYDDNAVAAFQIREVFGLGINYNFGF from the coding sequence ATGAAACATTTTTTTCCTGTCTTTCTACTGCTGGTCTCTACCCTCACAGTATCTGCACAAGACAAAGGAAAAGAGGTTCCGCCCAATGGCTGGACTTCTGAAGGTACAATTCAACTTTTGTTCAATCAATCTGCTTTTAATCACGAATGGACAGGAGGAGGAACATCCAGTATTGCAGGAAACCTCAACTTTAATTATGAGGAGAATTACAGGATGGACAACTTTTCCTGGACCAACAGGATTCATGCGAATTATGGATTGACAAAGGTAAAAACCGATAAGTTTGCGCGTAAAACCAGTGACAGATTTGAACTTAATTCTGTTGCAGGTTATCAATTGGAGAATTCCAATTGGTACTACTCCTATTTTTTAAATTTCAGGACTCAATTTGACAAAGGGTACAACTTCAGCAAAGATCCTGAAACAGGACAAACTATAAGAACAGAATATACTCATTTTCTCTCTCCTGCTTACCTGCAAACAGGACCGGGATTTATGTGGAAAAAGGATGAAAACTTTATTGTAAATATTGCCCCTGCCACTGCCAGGTTTATTTTTGTAGATGATAAATTCACCACTACCCCGGGCTATGCAGATGGTCGCTATTTTGGTGTAAACGAAGGAAAAAGCAGCCGCTTCGAATTTGGTGCTGCTCTTAATGCATACCTTCAATTTAAAGTAATGAGTGATGTGGTGATGGAAAATAGTATAAACCTCTACTCTAATTATCTAGACAAACCTGGAAATGTAGATATTGATTACCTGATGAACCTTGAAATGGGCATCAATAAATATCTTTCTGCAAATTTGCTTTTCCAGGCCATTTATGATGATAATGCAGTTGCTGCCTTTCAAATTAGAGAAGTATTTGGACTTGGCATTAACTACAATTTCGGATTCTAA
- a CDS encoding SufE family protein has protein sequence MSNIKEKQEEVVEEFSMFDDWMQRYEYMIDLGKSLPLIDEKYKVEENIIKGCQSKVWVHAELEGDKLVFTADSDAIITKGIVAILIRVFSNQHPADILEADTQFIDEIGLKEHLSPTRANGLVSMIKQLKMYAIAYQTQLD, from the coding sequence ATGAGTAATATAAAAGAGAAGCAGGAAGAGGTTGTAGAGGAGTTTTCTATGTTTGATGACTGGATGCAGCGTTATGAATATATGATAGATCTTGGAAAATCCCTGCCCCTTATTGATGAAAAATATAAAGTAGAGGAAAACATTATAAAAGGCTGCCAAAGCAAGGTTTGGGTACACGCAGAGTTAGAGGGAGATAAACTTGTTTTTACGGCAGATAGTGACGCTATAATAACAAAAGGAATTGTGGCGATTCTAATAAGGGTATTTTCAAATCAACATCCTGCAGATATACTGGAAGCCGATACACAGTTTATTGATGAAATCGGGCTAAAAGAGCACCTCTCTCCCACCCGTGCAAACGGATTGGTGAGTATGATTAAACAATTGAAAATGTATGCTATAGCGTATCAAACACAACTAGATTAA